In a genomic window of Canis lupus familiaris isolate Mischka breed German Shepherd chromosome 13, alternate assembly UU_Cfam_GSD_1.0, whole genome shotgun sequence:
- the GNPDA2 gene encoding glucosamine-6-phosphate isomerase 2 isoform X1 has protein sequence MRLVILDNYDLASEWAAKYICNRIIQFKPGQDRYFTLGLPTGSTPLGCYKKLIEYHKNGDLSFKYVKTFNMDEYVGLPRNHPESYHSYMWNNFFKHIDIDPNNAHILDGNATDLQAECDAFEKKIKEAGGIDLFVGGIGPDGHIAFNEPGSSLVSRTRLKTLAMDTILANAKYFDGDLSKVPTMALTVGVGTVMDAREVMILITGAHKAFALYKAIEEGVNHMWTVSAFQQHPRTIFVCDEDATLELRVKTVKYFKDLSGSELC, from the exons ATGAGGCTTGTAATTCTTGACAACTATGACTTGGCCAGTGAGTGGGCGGCCAAATACATCTGTAACCGCATCATTCAGTTCAAACCTGGACAGGACAGGTATTTCACGTTGGGATTGCCAACAG GGAGTACACCTTTAGGATGTTAtaaaaaactaatagaatatcACAAGAATGGAgacctttcttttaaatatgtgaagACCTTTAACATGGATGAATATGTAG gACTTCCCAGAAATCATCCTGAAAGCTACCattcttatatgtggaataacTTTTTTAAGCATATTGATATAGATCCTAATAATGCTCATATCCTTGATGGGAATGCTACAGATTTACAAGCAGAATGTGatgcttttgaaaagaaaataaaagaagctgGAGGAATTGACCTTTTTGTTGGAG gaaTCGGTCCAGATGGTCATATCGCTTTCAATGAGCCAGGATCCAGTTTAGTATCAAGGACAAGATTAAAGACTCTAGCAATGGACACCATTTTGGcaaatgctaaatattttgaTGGAGATTTATCGAAGGTGCCAACCATGGCTCTGACGGTTGGTGTGGGGACAGTGATGGACGCAAGAGAA GTAATGATCCTCATAACAGGTGCACACAAGGCATTCGCTCTCTACAAAGCAATAGAAGAAGGAGTAAATCACATGTGGACCGTTTCTGCTTTCCAGCAGCATCCCCGAACTATCTTTGTGTGTGACGAAGATGCTACATTAGAATTAAGAGTTAAAACTGTGAAATACTTTAAAG
- the GNPDA2 gene encoding glucosamine-6-phosphate isomerase 2 isoform X2, with translation MRLVILDNYDLASEWAAKYICNRIIQFKPGQDRYFTLGLPTGSTPLGCYKKLIEYHKNGDLSFKYVKTFNMDEYVGLPRNHPESYHSYMWNNFFKHIDIDPNNAHILDGNATDLQAECDAFEKKIKEAGGIDLFVGGIGPDGHIAFNEPGSSLVSRTRLKTLAMDTILANAKYFDGDLSKVPTMALTVGVGTVMDAREVMILITGAHKAFALYKAIEEGVNHMWTVSAFQQHPRTIFVCDEDATLELRVKTVKYFKGLMHVHNKLVDPLYSMKEGN, from the exons ATGAGGCTTGTAATTCTTGACAACTATGACTTGGCCAGTGAGTGGGCGGCCAAATACATCTGTAACCGCATCATTCAGTTCAAACCTGGACAGGACAGGTATTTCACGTTGGGATTGCCAACAG GGAGTACACCTTTAGGATGTTAtaaaaaactaatagaatatcACAAGAATGGAgacctttcttttaaatatgtgaagACCTTTAACATGGATGAATATGTAG gACTTCCCAGAAATCATCCTGAAAGCTACCattcttatatgtggaataacTTTTTTAAGCATATTGATATAGATCCTAATAATGCTCATATCCTTGATGGGAATGCTACAGATTTACAAGCAGAATGTGatgcttttgaaaagaaaataaaagaagctgGAGGAATTGACCTTTTTGTTGGAG gaaTCGGTCCAGATGGTCATATCGCTTTCAATGAGCCAGGATCCAGTTTAGTATCAAGGACAAGATTAAAGACTCTAGCAATGGACACCATTTTGGcaaatgctaaatattttgaTGGAGATTTATCGAAGGTGCCAACCATGGCTCTGACGGTTGGTGTGGGGACAGTGATGGACGCAAGAGAA GTAATGATCCTCATAACAGGTGCACACAAGGCATTCGCTCTCTACAAAGCAATAGAAGAAGGAGTAAATCACATGTGGACCGTTTCTGCTTTCCAGCAGCATCCCCGAACTATCTTTGTGTGTGACGAAGATGCTACATTAGAATTAAGAGTTAAAACTGTGAAATACTTTAAAG